One window of the Notolabrus celidotus isolate fNotCel1 chromosome 23, fNotCel1.pri, whole genome shotgun sequence genome contains the following:
- the vax2 gene encoding ventral anterior homeobox 2 — protein sequence MFDQTTTMGDGNHRCGPNPLCPDRMETKCRTEIGSRSPVQSSTDTPGTSASTPTSSSEDGHDKLLGVDPDYCRRILVRDAKGTIREIVLPKGLDLDRPKRTRTSFTAEQLYRLELEFQRCQYVVGRERTELARQLNLSETQVKVWFQNRRTKQKKDTTKDSDKRSSSSNESLATCNILRLLEQGRLLSGPVPPHNSLLGPPHPANGSLLSSPGGGSSTSPGISSNTPPSSLSGGTFGLSLPSLGGAPPSPRLGVPPPHSLCFSMPLLGGAHHELTSAYGCGSSAFEPYMRLDRKEADLGGKKTVS from the exons ATGTTCGACCAGACCACGACTATGGGCGATGGGAACCACCGCTGTGGACCCAACCCGCTGTGTCCGGACCGGATGGAGACAAAGTGCCGCACCGAGATAGGGAGCAGGTCCCCGGTTCAGAGCTCCACCGACACCCCGGGAACGTCAGCGTCCACGCCGACGTCCTCCAGCGAGGACGGACACGACAAACTTTTGGGAGTGGACCCTGACTACTGCCGGAGGATACTCGTGAGAG ACGCCAAAGGCACCATCCGGGAGATCGTCCTGCCAAAGGGCCTCGACCTGGACCGGCCCAAGCGCACGCGGACCTCCTTCACCGCCGAACAGCTGTACCGGCTCGAGCTCGAGTTCCAGCGGTGCCAGTATGTCGTGGGTCGCGAGCGCACTGAGCTCGCGAGACAGCTGAACCTCTCCGAAACACAG GTCAAAGTTTGGTTCCAAAACCGGCGgaccaaacagaaaaaagacacCACCAAGGACTCGGACAAACGCTCCTCCTCCAGCAACGAGTCATTGGCCACCTGCAACATCCTGCGCCTCCTGGAGCAGGGCCGCCTCCTGTCCGGCCCCGTCCCACCTCACAACTCCCTCCTCGGGCCTCCGCATCCGGCCAACGGCTCCCTGCTGAGCAGCCCAGGTGGaggctcctccacctctccGGGGATCAGCAGCAACACTCCTCCCAGCTCCCTATCAGGGGGGACGTTCGGGCTGTCGCTGCCCTCTCTGGGCGGCGCTCCACCCTCACCGCGTTTGGGCGTTCCTCCGCCTCACTCCTTGTGCTTCTCCATGCCGCTGCTGGGAGGCGCTCATCACGAACTGACCTCCGCCTACGGGTGTGGATCTTCAGCTTTTGAGCCGTACATGCGGCTGGACAGGAAGGAGGCGGATCTGGGAGGGAAGAAGACGGTTTCTTAA